Proteins encoded together in one Procambarus clarkii isolate CNS0578487 chromosome 71, FALCON_Pclarkii_2.0, whole genome shotgun sequence window:
- the LOC123745643 gene encoding alpha-N-acetylgalactosaminidase, translated as MKSLLVMLMVMRATSGLDNGLALTPPMGWLSWERFRCNVDCDNDPYNCISETLFMTMADLLVSEGFRDLGYDIVCLDDCWLDHERDADGKLQPDPKRFPSGIKALADFMHERGLRFGIYEDFGTHTCGGYPGIMGNLELDANTFAEWGVDYVKLDGCYADPVDMDAGYPEFGNFLNKTGRPMVYSCSWPDYQLAAGMTPNWSAIIDTCNLWRNFDDIEDSWDSVTSIINYYGDNQDDIAPHAGPGHWNDPDMLIIGDFALNLEESKAQMALWAILASPLIMSVDLRALQPQYRAILQNQELIAVNQDELGIQGTRVQKENGIEVWTRPITPVNEDNHSFAVAVLNQNSDGSPAQVTLNGTSLGLTFAAGYEVWDLFTDVQYGTVLPDDDLTLSVNPSGVVITKWKVVTN; from the exons ATGAAGTCATTAttggtgatgttgatggtgatgagGGCGACGTCGGGGCTGGACAATGGCCTGGCCCTAACCCCGCCCATGGGTTGGCTCTCTTGGGAACGGTTCAGGTGTAACGTCGACTGTGATAATGACCCATACAACTGTATCAG CGAAACGTTGTTCATGACGATGGCCGACCTGCTGGTGAGTGAAGGTTTCCGGGACCTGGGCTACGACATCGTCTGCCTCGACGACTGCTGGCTCGACCACGAGAGGGACGCCGACGGCAAGCTCCAGCCGGACCCCAAGCGATTCCCTTCCGGCATCAAGGCCCTGGCTGACTTT ATGCACGAGCGTGGCCTCAGGTTTGGCATCTACGAGGACTTCGGCACCCACACCTGCGGTGGCTACCCGGGTATTATGGGTAACCTGGAGCTGGACGCCAACACCTTCGCCGAGTGGGGCGTCGATTATGTCAAGCTGGATGGATGCTACGCTGACCCCGTCGACATGGACGCAG GTTACCCTGAGTTCGGAAACTTCCTTAACAAGACGGGTCGTCCCATGGTGTACTCGTGTTCTTGGCCCGACTACCAATTGGCTGCCGGCATGACG CCTAACTGGTCGGCGATCATTGACACGTGTAACTTGTGGAGGAACTTCGACGACATCGAGGACTCGTGGGACTCTGTAACAAGCATCATCAACTACTACGGCGACAACCAGGACGACATCGCCCCCCACGCTGGCCCGGGGCACTGGAACGACCCGGATATG CTTATCATTGGAGACTTCGCGCTGAACCTCGAAGAGTCGAAGGCACAGATGGCGCTGTGGGCCATTCTGGCGTCTCCGCTAATCATGTCGGTGGACTTGAGGGCCCTCCAGCCGCAGTACAGGGCCATCCTCCAGAACCAGGAGCTCATCGCTGTCAACCAGGATGAACTGGGCATACAAGGCACCAGAGTTCAGAAG GAGAATGGCATTGAGGTGTGGACGCGACCCATCACCCCTGTGAATGAGGACAACCACTCTTTCGCTGTGGCTGTTCTCAACCAGAACTCTGACGGCTCCCCTGCACAG GTAACGTTGAATGGAACCTCCCTGGGCTTGACCTTCGCCGCAGGCTATGAGGTCTGGGACCTCTTCACCGATGTCCAGTATGGCACCGTACTCCCTGACGACGACCTGACCCTCTCCGTCAACCCCTCTGGCGTCGTCATCACCAAGTGGAAGGTCGTCACGAATTAA